In Sedimenticola thiotaurini, the following proteins share a genomic window:
- a CDS encoding V-type ATP synthase subunit A, whose translation MNMTSKQGTIREINGPILTIHLPGIRNGEQVKIGELGLFGEVIALKGETALVQSYESTEGVRPGEQVIGLGLSLSVELGPGLLGSIFDGVQRPLDKVFLESGDHIGRGIQLPSLDREREWHFVPEPDLEIGGTLSPGQLIGRVQESAIIEHRILVPPTLSGELLELAPEGDYRLDDPIGRLKLADGKNHKLMLYQRWPVRTPRPYLRRDHGLSPLITGQRILDTFFPLLKGGKSAVPGPFGAGKTVVQQQIARWSNADIVIYVGCGERGNELVDVLETFPQLQDPYSGHKLMERTLLVANTSNMPVVAREASIYVGITMAEYYRDQGYDVVMLADSTSRWAEALREVSGRLGQMPVEDGYPAYLASRLAAFYERAGRVETQGCGKGSVTLIGAVSPPGGDFSEPVTAHTKEIIQTFWALSKELADARHYPAIDWVGSFSEHVATAAEWWHKEISPDWQHRRKQALGLLARDAELSRIVNLVGPEALSSAQRWDLEGAALIKEAVLQQSALDPVDTFASPEKQFLLLDMVLMIYDRGMELIELGISVQELTDLPLMAKARRAKQNFSSEQCDQIRALIEEFKQAFGKIRLEYAKFKEHAQ comes from the coding sequence ATGAACATGACAAGCAAGCAGGGCACCATACGGGAAATCAACGGCCCTATTCTCACTATCCATCTGCCGGGTATTCGTAACGGCGAGCAGGTCAAGATCGGCGAACTGGGACTGTTCGGCGAGGTGATTGCCCTGAAAGGTGAGACGGCACTGGTGCAGTCCTATGAGTCCACCGAGGGTGTCCGACCGGGAGAGCAGGTGATCGGCCTTGGCCTGTCACTTTCGGTTGAGCTGGGCCCCGGCCTGCTGGGCAGTATCTTCGATGGGGTACAGCGACCACTGGACAAGGTTTTCCTGGAGTCGGGTGACCATATCGGACGCGGCATTCAACTCCCCTCCCTGGACCGGGAACGGGAGTGGCACTTCGTCCCGGAACCGGATCTGGAGATCGGCGGCACCCTCTCCCCGGGCCAGTTGATCGGACGGGTGCAGGAGAGCGCCATTATCGAACACCGCATCCTGGTGCCCCCCACCCTGTCCGGTGAACTGCTGGAGCTGGCACCCGAGGGGGATTATCGACTGGATGACCCGATCGGTCGCCTGAAGCTGGCGGATGGTAAAAATCACAAGCTGATGCTCTACCAACGCTGGCCGGTGCGCACCCCGCGCCCCTATCTGCGCCGGGATCACGGTCTCTCGCCACTGATCACCGGACAGCGCATTCTGGACACCTTTTTCCCCCTGTTGAAGGGGGGCAAGAGCGCCGTCCCCGGCCCCTTCGGTGCCGGCAAGACGGTGGTGCAGCAGCAGATCGCCCGCTGGTCCAACGCCGACATCGTGATCTACGTCGGTTGTGGCGAACGGGGCAACGAACTGGTGGATGTGCTGGAGACCTTTCCGCAACTGCAGGACCCCTACTCCGGCCACAAGCTGATGGAGCGCACCCTGCTGGTGGCCAACACCTCCAACATGCCGGTGGTGGCCCGAGAGGCGTCCATCTATGTGGGCATCACCATGGCCGAGTACTATCGTGACCAGGGCTATGACGTGGTGATGCTGGCCGACTCCACCAGTCGCTGGGCCGAGGCCCTGCGCGAGGTGTCCGGCCGGCTCGGCCAGATGCCGGTGGAAGATGGCTATCCCGCCTATCTGGCCTCCCGCCTGGCCGCCTTCTATGAACGGGCCGGCCGGGTCGAGACCCAGGGTTGCGGTAAGGGCTCAGTCACCCTGATCGGTGCCGTCTCGCCCCCCGGCGGTGACTTCTCGGAACCGGTTACAGCTCATACCAAAGAGATCATCCAGACCTTCTGGGCGCTCTCCAAGGAGCTGGCGGACGCCCGCCACTACCCGGCCATCGACTGGGTGGGCAGTTTCTCAGAGCACGTCGCCACCGCCGCCGAATGGTGGCACAAAGAGATCAGCCCGGACTGGCAACACCGGCGCAAACAGGCGCTGGGACTGCTGGCGCGGGATGCCGAGTTGTCCCGTATTGTAAATCTGGTGGGGCCGGAAGCACTCTCCTCCGCCCAGCGCTGGGATCTGGAAGGAGCGGCCCTGATCAAGGAGGCGGTGCTGCAACAGAGTGCCCTGGATCCGGTGGACACCTTCGCCTCGCCGGAGAAGCAGTTCCTGCTGCTGGATATGGTGCTGATGATCTATGACCGGGGCATGGAGCTGATAGAGCTGGGCATCTCGGTCCAGGAGCTGACCGATCTGCCATTAATGGCCAAGGCACGACGCGCCAAGCAGAACTTCAGCAGCGAACAGTGTGACCAGATTCGCGCCCTGATCGAGGAGTTCAAACAGGCCTTCGGCAAGATCAGGCTGGAGTACGCCAAGTTCAAGGAGCATGCACAATGA